The window CGTCGAGAGCACGACGACCGCACGGAAGAGTGCGTTTAGCGGAGCACCGTACCAGCGGTCGCTCCGCGCAGCGTTGACCAGAACGAGATGGCCCCCGTCGGCGAGCTGGTCACACCACCCGTCGACCGCGGCCGCTGGATCGTCGAGCATCCCGACGACGAATGTGGCGAGAACCGCATCGATCTCGTGTTGCTCGACGGGCTCCTCATCCTTCACCGCCGCGAGTGGCCGTGCAGTGGCGTCCCCGTGAATCAGATGAACGTTGTCGTACTCGCCGACGAGGTCGTTGGCCGCGTCGAGCATCTCGCGGGTGTAATCGATCCCGATTACCGTTCCTTCTGGACCGACGCGCTCGCGGAGATAGGGGAGGTTCGCGCCCGTCCCACAGCCCATCTCGACGACCGTATCACCCGGTTCGAGGCGGAGGGCGGTTGCGGCATGCGTCCGAACCCGGGCGATACCGGGTGTATACCGGGCAAGTGCATCGTAGAGACGTGCCCACCGACCGTAGAAGGCCTGTGCATCACTCGTCGACGTGCCAGCCGGATCTGCGGTGGTCGGTGGGTCGGACGTCATCGTTCCTCGGTGGTCGGTGGGTCGCACGTCATCTATAGCATCTCGCGAACGATTCCGGCGACAGTCTCGGCGTCCTCACCGAGCACGTACAGGATCGGTTCGATGCCGTAGCCACCGGTCTGATAGAGAATGGTGGGATCGTCTGCATCGGCCATCGCGTCGGCGATCGCCGCACTCGTTTCGGATTCGGCGTCGAACTCGACGGTCTCGTATCCCGCCTCGGCGAACCGCTCGACAAGATCGGGGTCGTACCGGAGGTTAACCGCGGCACGCGCCGTACCGCCGTGCTGGCGGGTCGCGAGAAGAATAGAGGCCACGTACTCGCTGACGCCGAACTCGGGGTCGCCCGGTATCGTCGCTTTTCCCTTGACGTCGAAGATCCGACCGGGGACACCCGCCACGTCGTCCACGCTGTCGGCGTCCGCCAGGCAGACGACGAGGTTCGAACCGACGTTCGGAATCAGCCCCGCGAATCCGCTTGCGTTTTCGAGCATCCGGAGCCCGCGTCGAACAGATGTGAGAACGCGCTCGGCTGATCGGAGATCGTTCTCCGGGTCGTGGATGCGGATGGTGGTGTCGTACTCCGCGAGTTCGGGGACCGCTTCCTGATGGAGTTTGGCCAGGATATCGCCGTCCTCCAGCTGGCGGATCAGTACCTCGGCCTCGACAAGCGCCTGTACGGGGCGCATATCCCCTGTGGTCAACCCGTCCGCGATCTCCTCGATGAGGTCGATCACGCGTTCATCAGTCTCGATACGCTCGTTTCGGCTCACGTCACCGTGGACGTACTTCGAGACGGCACTCTGACTGATTCCAAGGACAGTCGCAACCTCGTTCTGTGTCAGGTCCCGTTCACGGAGTTCCTCTGCCAGCATGGATCGAAACGTCGGCAGAAACTCGTCGACGACGATCTCCTCGATAAATTGCATTCTTGCAGACCTGTTCGGGCGGCAGGGAAATAACTCTGCGGCTCTGCTGCTGGGTCGTCGTCGGAAATCCGCCGATCGACACCACAGTTTCAGAGCCTGAAACCGTCGACCCCCCTCTAATAGGAACGGGATCAATCAAACAAACGAGATGGGAGCGATAGAGACGAACGGTCTGACAAAGCAGTACGGATCAGAGACAGCACTCAGCTCGCTGGATCTCGACGTCGAGGAGGGAGAAGTGTTTGGCTTCCTCGGCCCGAACGGAGCCGGGAAGACGACGACGATCGATCTGTTGCTCGACTTTATTCGACCAACGGACGGGTCGGCGACGGTGCTAGGCTACGACGCCCACGAAGAGCCCGGTTCGGTACGAGAGCGTGTCGGGATCCTACCGGATGGGTTCGACCTCTGGGAACGATCGACGGGATACCGACATCTGGAGTTCGCAATCGAATCGACTGGTGGTGAAAGCGATCCCGACGAGCTACTGGATCGGGTCGGTCTCGACCGCGAGGCCGCCAAGCGATCTGCGGGGGAGTACTCGAAAGGGATGGGCCAGCGCCTCGCAATGGCGATGGCGCTTGCCGGCGATCCCGACCTGTTGATCCTCGATGAGCCCTCCAGCGGGCTCGACCCACACGGGATCACCACGATGCAGGAGATCGTCCGGGAGGAAGCGGCCTCCGGAACGACGGTATTCTTTTCCAGTCACATCCTCGGGCAGGTCTCCGCAGTCTGCGATCGAGTCGGGATTCTGGATGACGGCGAACTCGCTACCGTCGATACAATTGAGGGGCTTCGCGACACAGCAGGGGTCGGCTCAAGGCTCATCGTCGAGACGTCCGGGACACCACCCACGGATATCCCGGCGATCGAGGGGGTTGCCGGTGTGGCCGCTGACGGGCCGACGTTCGAAGTCTCGTATACCGACCCCGTCGCTAAAGGACGGGTGATTCACCGGATCGTGGAGGAAGGCGTCGAAGTGGTCGACTTTGCGACTGAGGAAGCGACCCTGGAGGACCTGTTTTCGGCGTTCACGGCAACCGACGCCGAATCTCTCACGACGGGTGTCGGGGACGAGACCGATACAGACATCGAGGACGGAGCCGACACGAACGCCGGGGGCAGAACTGATACGGACGTCGAGAACGGAGCCGACACCGAACCGGTGACCGCATCGGGAGCCGTCGATGACGTCGAATCGGAGGTGACCCAGCGATGAGCTGGCAGCTCGTCGCCCGGAAGGATTTCGAGGATGCGATCCGCTCGTGGATGCTCTGGGCGATCATCAGTGTCTTCGTCACGCTGATGGTAATCGTTACGGCTGGAGCGAATGCGAACACTGAGGGAGCCCCCGAGTTCGCGGAGTTCGTGAACTTCTTTACCACGCTCGGCGGTGAACTACTGATCCCGCTGACCGCGCTGATGGTCGGCTATCTGGCGATCACCGGCGAGCGTCAGTCCGGAAGCTTGCGGCTCCTGTTCGGGCTTACGCACGATCGGCGAGACGTCATGATCGGGAAGCTCACCAGCAGAGCCGGCGTGATGGTGATCGCCGCGCTCGTCACCTGTGTCACAGCAGGCGTGATGGGCATCGTGCTCGGGAGCCCAGTGCCGCTCGACACGTTCCTCGTATTTACGGGGTTCACAGTGTTGCTGGCGCTTTCGTTCATCGGCATCGCGATCGGCGTCTCCGCGCGAAGCGCCACGCGAATGCGGTCGATGGGCGGCGTGATCGGTAGCTACGTCCTGTTCGTAGTACTGTGGCAACCGATTGTCGCGGGTATCCACTATCTCAGCTACGGCGAACTGGCCGGCCTCGAACCGCCCGAGTGGTACCTGTTCGCGAAGCTGCTGAATCCGATCGAGGCCTACCGGCAGGCAATGATGCTCCTGATCGACGAGACAGTGTTTGGACTGTTCGGCTGGGAGTTCATGGTCGAGAATCTCGGTGAGGGTGCTCAGGATGGATCGGCGGAGCTGATGCTGACGAACCGCGTCGCCGGGGACCTCCCGATCTACCTCTCGGAGTGGGCTATCGTCGTGGTGTTGCTCGTGTGGTTCGTTGTTCCCGTCGCGCTCGGCTATCGTGCGTTCGAGAACGCAGATCTGAACTGAGTCGGTTAGGAGTTTCAGTGCCCGCCCGTGACGCCGGGTCGCTACGTTTCGGTCCTCCACCCACTGCATTCGGTCCTCCACACCGCCGCACGGAACACTTCGACCGCCGCGATCCGCCGTTATTGATCCCCGCCGAACTCGCGGTCGCCGCCGATCTTCGAAGCCTGTGGGCCGGACTGATCCTGATACTTCGAGCCCCGCTCCGCGCCGTAGGGACGCTCTGCAGGAGAGGAGAGTTCGGTGAACGTTAGCTGTGAGATCCGCATCCCCGGTTCGAGTGCGACCGGCGCGGCACCGAGGTTCGAGAGTTCGAGTGTGATCTGTCCTTTGTAGCCGGGATCGCACAGACCCGCCGTGTTTGAGAGGAATACGCCACCGCGTCCACCGAGGAAGTTTTCGATTGTTTGACCGTCTGGTTGAACTTCAAGATCATACGTCGGTTCCACACGATCGGTTTCTTCGACAGCAGTAACCCGGTCGAACAGGATATCACCGTCGAGGATATCGTCGAGCCGATCCGTATCCGCACCTGCCTCGGCATATACGTCACGGAACCGCTCCAGCGTCGACCGTTTCACTGTATTGTACGTCTCGTTTTCCACGTTCGAGATGCTCGACTTCGAGGCATACCCCATTTTGTCGGCGGCTTCTGCCATCGTGTAGCTAGCTTCGTTACGAAGCGACCGAAGGAGCTTGCTCGGGACGGGAACGTACTGGCCCTGTTTATGAGCGTCCTTTCGAATGTCGATAGCCCACTCAGTTCCCTCGTGGTCGACATCACTCATCGGGATGTGCCTTTCACGATGACGACTGTACGACGATGCCAGGTGTCCAAGCCGCTGTGCAAGGTACATCGCCCGGTCCGCGAGGTCGGAATTTGCGGTGTATAATGTTGTTCGGGTGTCACGGCGACAGCCGTCGCCGTCCAGCAACCCTTCCAGAAGGCCAGCAAGCGTGTCGTCCGACCAGTTCCAGGCCCGATCAGGGATGTTTTTTTCTTTGCCCGCCCCTGCCAGCGAGCGGAAGACGCGTGACCAAAGCGCCGAACAGATCGTCAACACCGTCACGCCGTTGTCCCGTTCGTCCCACGAGAGGCTCACGTCGTACTGGTCGAACCAGTCCGCAGCGCGGTCGAGATACGACCGGTTGGTGTTAGAGAGCTGAATCTGTTTTCGGCGTGAGAACCCTTCAGCAATATAAAATCCGAGTACCCAACCGAGTTCGGACGTTACGTCGATATATCGGGGTGCTCGCTGATCACTTCCTTTGAAAGCTATCTGCGCGTCGTCGGGGATCGATCCCCGTCCGACAGCCGACAGCGGGGCTTTCCCGTTCTTTTGATAGAAATTCCGGGAGCCAGACGGAACGGACTCCCAGCTGACGTCACCGAGACCGTCAGCGGCATACACCGTGATATCACTATCGTCGTCAAGTAGATCAAACAGGTCCAGCCTCGATTCCTCTCCGAGCGCCTCTGGCATCGAGCCAGGGATCATAACCCATTCCCCCTCCGCATCCTCGGAGGGGAGTCTGGTTACACCACCGTGTTCGTTGAGGGTGAACAAGTTGTGGTCGCGGGTGACCAGTACCTCGCGACCGGACGAAAGAGTCACACGGTAGATCTGTTTTGTAGGGTTCGTTATATAATCAGTGACCGGGTGCGTGCTTACGCGAAGCGTTTTAGGATCGAACGAAACTGCGCGGGCAGGTCGTTCATTCTCGACGATATCACCTATCTCGTAGAAGCCAAAACCGCGTTCAGGGGTCCAGAGGAACACGGTTTCGTCGTATGGTAACGAGGCGTGGACCACGATCGCAAGTCGCCCGAGCGAGGACCGGCCCTCCACGTGGGCGATCAGATCGGCCGGGATCTCGACGCGCTCTTTGGTCGTCCCGAGAACGAAGTCACCGGGATGGAGAATGAACTCGTCGTCCGGTTCGACGACCGTCTCGTCGACGTACTCGTCGAGCTCCTGCTCGCTGTCGGGATGGATACAGGGGATGTTGGTGCGCTGGAACTCCAGGAACTCACGGCCAAGCCGGAGGTCGACGCTGGCCGGC of the Natranaeroarchaeum aerophilus genome contains:
- a CDS encoding class I SAM-dependent methyltransferase: MTSDPPTTADPAGTSTSDAQAFYGRWARLYDALARYTPGIARVRTHAATALRLEPGDTVVEMGCGTGANLPYLRERVGPEGTVIGIDYTREMLDAANDLVGEYDNVHLIHGDATARPLAAVKDEEPVEQHEIDAVLATFVVGMLDDPAAAVDGWCDQLADGGHLVLVNAARSDRWYGAPLNALFRAVVVLSTPPTTKLRYETDPHGTLDRRIVRAHDALRDRASETTEATFAGGIVRLTGGQIRR
- a CDS encoding ABC transporter permease; this translates as MSWQLVARKDFEDAIRSWMLWAIISVFVTLMVIVTAGANANTEGAPEFAEFVNFFTTLGGELLIPLTALMVGYLAITGERQSGSLRLLFGLTHDRRDVMIGKLTSRAGVMVIAALVTCVTAGVMGIVLGSPVPLDTFLVFTGFTVLLALSFIGIAIGVSARSATRMRSMGGVIGSYVLFVVLWQPIVAGIHYLSYGELAGLEPPEWYLFAKLLNPIEAYRQAMMLLIDETVFGLFGWEFMVENLGEGAQDGSAELMLTNRVAGDLPIYLSEWAIVVVLLVWFVVPVALGYRAFENADLN
- a CDS encoding ABC transporter ATP-binding protein, with the translated sequence MGAIETNGLTKQYGSETALSSLDLDVEEGEVFGFLGPNGAGKTTTIDLLLDFIRPTDGSATVLGYDAHEEPGSVRERVGILPDGFDLWERSTGYRHLEFAIESTGGESDPDELLDRVGLDREAAKRSAGEYSKGMGQRLAMAMALAGDPDLLILDEPSSGLDPHGITTMQEIVREEAASGTTVFFSSHILGQVSAVCDRVGILDDGELATVDTIEGLRDTAGVGSRLIVETSGTPPTDIPAIEGVAGVAADGPTFEVSYTDPVAKGRVIHRIVEEGVEVVDFATEEATLEDLFSAFTATDAESLTTGVGDETDTDIEDGADTNAGGRTDTDVENGADTEPVTASGAVDDVESEVTQR
- a CDS encoding thiamine-phosphate synthase family protein, whose protein sequence is MQFIEEIVVDEFLPTFRSMLAEELRERDLTQNEVATVLGISQSAVSKYVHGDVSRNERIETDERVIDLIEEIADGLTTGDMRPVQALVEAEVLIRQLEDGDILAKLHQEAVPELAEYDTTIRIHDPENDLRSAERVLTSVRRGLRMLENASGFAGLIPNVGSNLVVCLADADSVDDVAGVPGRIFDVKGKATIPGDPEFGVSEYVASILLATRQHGGTARAAVNLRYDPDLVERFAEAGYETVEFDAESETSAAIADAMADADDPTILYQTGGYGIEPILYVLGEDAETVAGIVREML
- a CDS encoding dCTP deaminase domain-containing protein, whose translation is MVHASLPYDETVFLWTPERGFGFYEIGDIVENERPARAVSFDPKTLRVSTHPVTDYITNPTKQIYRVTLSSGREVLVTRDHNLFTLNEHGGVTRLPSEDAEGEWVMIPGSMPEALGEESRLDLFDLLDDDSDITVYAADGLGDVSWESVPSGSRNFYQKNGKAPLSAVGRGSIPDDAQIAFKGSDQRAPRYIDVTSELGWVLGFYIAEGFSRRKQIQLSNTNRSYLDRAADWFDQYDVSLSWDERDNGVTVLTICSALWSRVFRSLAGAGKEKNIPDRAWNWSDDTLAGLLEGLLDGDGCRRDTRTTLYTANSDLADRAMYLAQRLGHLASSYSRHRERHIPMSDVDHEGTEWAIDIRKDAHKQGQYVPVPSKLLRSLRNEASYTMAEAADKMGYASKSSISNVENETYNTVKRSTLERFRDVYAEAGADTDRLDDILDGDILFDRVTAVEETDRVEPTYDLEVQPDGQTIENFLGGRGGVFLSNTAGLCDPGYKGQITLELSNLGAAPVALEPGMRISQLTFTELSSPAERPYGAERGSKYQDQSGPQASKIGGDREFGGDQ